ACCGTGGCCCGAGGTATCGGGGAGTGTGTGGGAGTAGCGGGTCGCTTCGAGTTGGTGGCCAAGGCGCCCATCACCGTCGCCATCGACTACGCGCATACCCCGGACGCCCTCGCGCGCACGGCGGCCACGGCGCGGGAGCTCGCGGGTTCCTCGCGCGTCATCATCGTGTTCGGCGCCGGTGGCGGAGCCGACCCGGAGAAGCGTGAACCGATGGGCCGTGCGGTCGGTGAACGTGCGGACGAGTGCATCGTCACCAATGACAACCCTCGCGCCGAGGATCCCAGGTCGATCGCAAAATCCGTGGCGCGGGGCGCCGAGCGCGGCGGCAGAGCCTACGTCCAGATCGAGCTCGATCGTCGCGCCGCCATCGAAAAGGCGCTGAGTCGTGCCAAACCGGGTGATGTCGTGGTCATTGCGGGCAAGGGCCACGAGCGCGGGCAAGTCATCGGAACCGAGACGCTGCCCTTCTCGGACGTCGAAGAGGCCCTGCGGCTGATCGGCGGCTCCGCGTGAGCAGTCGTGGACCCGAGCGGGTCTTGACCGCCGCCGAGCGCGCCGTGCGACAGCTCGAGCGTGACCTCCAGCGCACGTTCGGTTGGACCTGCGTCGACGTCGAGCTCTCACTTGGCCCCAACGACTCGGGTCTGCTGGTGCGGGGCACGGTGGCGGTGCCCCGCGTCGCCCGCAAGCTGCAGGCCGCCCTCGTCGACGCGGTACCCGAGGGTTGGCACATCGACACGAGCGGGGTGTCGTTTCTGACGAGCGGCGATTGGCGACGAACGTCGGACAGCCCCACGCCAGTCTGGCGTTGCCACCCAAGGCGCGGCCGCAGCTTGGCGACCGAGCTGTTGCCGGAAGACGGCCCCATCGAATTGCTCACGGTGCACGAGGGTTTTCCGCTGATCCGCTGCATGGATCAGACGCTCGGCTGGCTCGAACAAGAGCCCGCGCAGAAGAGCGCCCCCCCGCGAATCGAGGCCGCGCACGGTACGGCCGACGGACTGGTGGCCGCGGCGCGCGCTTTCCTCGATGCGCCGTACCGACTCGGCGGCGCAACTTCCGACGGTCTCGACTGCTCGGCCCTGGTGGCGCGGGCCTTCTTGCGTGGCTTCGGTGTGCGCCTGCCACGTCACTCCACCGATCAGCTCGCCGCAACGCTGCTTCAAGGTCAGGCGCCAGCGCAGACGGGAGACCTCGTGTTCGCCTGGACGGCGCGCGAGGGTCCGTGTCACGTCGGGATCTTGGTGGAGGGAGACCCGATGACGGTGATCCACGCATCGCTCAGCCGAAAGTGTGTGGTCGAGGACCCCATTCCGCGATTCCTGGACGCGGCCGAGCGGCGGGAAGTAGCGCCACTTCGGCGCACGTTGGCCTTTCACGCCGAGAACTGCGGCCGGTCGAGCCTCGTGCTGCGCACCGAAGGCGAACGATGTTGAGTGAGCAGATCGCTCTCGCCGCTTCACACGTCGACTGCGCGGTCGGCGTCGCCGCCGAGAACCTGAAGACCGGAGAGACGCTCGGGCTGTCCGAGCGCGAGCGCTTCCCGACCGCGAGCACCTTCAAGGTGTTCGTGCTCTACGCGCTCTACTCGAAGGCCGCGGCTGGGGAGATTTCGCTGGAAGAGCGGCAGGAGCTGGCAGCGCAAGCTCGGACGCTCGGCTCGGGAGTCTTGCTGCACTTGAACCCGGGGCTGAGACCCACACTGGGGGATCTGGCGACGTTGATGATGATGGTCTCCGACAACCTCGCCACCAACCTGCTGATCGAGTTGCTTGGGGTGGCGAACATCAACGCCCGTATCGACGCGGCGGGGCTGAACGACACCAAGCTCGCGGGCGCCATCGATTTCGAGCGCCTCTCCTCGGACAAGTTCGCCTTCGGCGCGTCGACCCCAGCCGATCTGGTGAAGTTCTTCGGAGACCTCCGACGTGGACACCTGCTCCCTCCGAGCTGGACCGAGCGGTTCCTCGACGTGATGCGGATCCAAAAGTACATCGAACCGCTGAGGCGCAACCTGCCGGCGGACCCCTACGCGCGCGAGTTCGGCGATCCCGAACCGGTCTGGGTGGCCAGCAAGACCGGCAGCATGTCCGGCGTGCGTTGCGAAGCGGGTTTGGTACACACCCCGAGCGCCGACTGGGCCATCGCCGTGATGGCCCAGAACGTGAAGGACACCCGCGTGACGAGCGACAACGCTGCCCTGGGTTTGATCGCCGAGGTCAGCCGGCTCGTGTACGGCGCTTGGGGCTGAGCTTTCGCTACATCGCGCAGCGCTGCTCGCCACCGGAGAACCACTCCGGGTGCGCACCTCGCGTGCGCTCGGAGAACGCTCGCGCTTCTTGCTCCGAGAGCACCGACGTTCGTGCGAGCCAGGCCACCACATCGAGCTCCACGCACGGGAAGACGCTCTTGCCGCCCCGAGTCTGGCGAAACCGGTGGTCGACCCCGGGGTATTCCACGTACGAGAGTCGTCCCGTGTCTTTCATCGCGGTGTCGAGCTCACGGGCGCTCTCCACCGGCACGTTCATGTCGTCGCTGCCGTGAAGCGCGAGCACCCGGGATTTGCCACGCATCAAATCGTCGAGCGGGCGACTCCACAGGTACGAGCTCCAGCGCCGATACGGGTGCCCCAACCACTCGGTCAGTGCTTCCGGCTGACGGCGAATGCGCTCGAATGCGCCATCGAGCTCCGCCTCACTGCCCAAACCAAGGTAGCCCGGCTGCCGTTTCAGCAGCAGCCCGAGCTCGTTTGCCTGACTGATGCCACCCCCCGAACCCAGAAGAATGGTGTGGGTGATACGCGCGTCTTCTGCTGCGACGCGAGCCGCGACGTCGCCGCCCTCGCTGACGCCAAACAGCAGCACCGTGTTCGGACGACGTCCGGCCAGGATCGCATCGACGACGCTCCTTTCATCGGAGACCCGCCGCGCTTTGGTGTCCGAACGCCAGGCCAGTGCTCTGTCGAAGCCGCCATCGTCGGCGAGCCCTCGGGGTTCGACCAGGATCACGGAAAACCCGAGCATGCAAAAACCGGCGAGGGCACCCATGCGATCGAGGACCGACGTTCGCCGAGAGCCGTCCACGTAAAAGACGACGCCCCGAGCTGCCGCGGGCGCGCTCGAACCTCCGCTCTCGCGCATCTGGTACACCCGCAGCGGATAGCCGTCGTCGGCGGGCACGTTGCTGCCGCGCGCTTCTGCGCGAAATCCCATGGCGCAGCCGCTCGAGAACAGCGCCAGGACCAGGACTGAGAGAAGGCGAGCCATCGGGCTAGTTCCACGCGGGGCGACGCAAAAGGTTCCCCTGGGGCCCGGGCCGCCCCCGGGCGGCGGACTGTGGCCCCGCCACCCGTCAAAAAACGAAAACGCGGACCATCCCGAGAAAGGGACAGCCCGCGTTCACTCGAGCCCGCGTTCGGGCGCGCTCTTCAGTTCTTGCCGGTGCGCGGATTGATCTTCTTCGCCCCGCCCTTACGGTCGCCCGCGTGACCGTGGAAGGTCCGAGTCGGCGCGAACTCCCCGTACTTGTGCCCGACCATGTTCTCCGTCACGAACACCGGCACGAACTTGCGACCGTTGTGCACGGCGAACGTCAGGCCCACGGCCTCGGGATAGATGGTGGAGCGGCGCGACCAGGTCTTGATGACCTTCTTCCCGCCGGAAGCAGCGGCTTCCTGGATCTTCTTTGCAAGGTGGCCGTCGCAGAACGGCCCCTTCTTGATGCTGCGTGCCATCTATCAGCCCTTTGCCTTCCGGCGCTTCACGATCATGTTGTCAGTACGCTTGTTGTTGCGGGTCTTCATGCCCTTGGAGAGCTGGCCCCACGGCGAGCAAGGATGACGACCACCGCTGGTGCGGCCCTCACCACCACCCATCGGGTGATCCACCGGGTTCATCGTCACGCCGCGGTTGTGCGGGCGGCGACCCAACCAGCGCGTGCGGCCGGCCTTACCCAGGCTCACGTTCTGGTGGTCCACGTTCGAGACCTGGCCCACGGTGGCCCGGCAGTCGACGTGGATCTTGCGAACCTCACCGCTCGGGAGCTTCACCTGCGCGTACGACCCGTCTTTGCCCATGAGCTGCGCTGCCACACCGGCAGAGCGCACGAGCTGACCGCCCTTGCCCTTGCGCAGCTCCAGGTTGTGGACGGTGGTGCCCGCCGGGATGACGCCGAGGGGCAGGCAGTTACCCGGACGAATGTCCGCGTTCCTGCTCGAGACCACGCTGTCACCCTGCTTGAGCCCGTCCGGCGCCAAGATGTAGCGCTTCTCGCCGTCCGCGTAGTGGAGCAGCGCGATGCGTGCGGTGCGGTTGGGATCGTACTCGATCTCCGCAACCTTGGCCGGCACGCCGATCTTGTTGCGCTTCCAGTCGATCAGACGGTAGCGCTGTTTGTGCCCACCGCCGCGGAAGCGGCTGGTGATGCGCCCGTTGTTGTTGCGTGCGCCGGTGCGGTTCTTGGCCTCACACAGCTTCTTCTGCGGTCTGTCGGTGGTGAGCTCTTTGAAGTCGCTCACCGTGTAGAAGCGACGTCCTGCCGAGGTCGGCTTGAATGCGCGGATGCCCATGGCTCACTCCTTCGATTCGTCGAAGAACTCGATGCTCGAGCCCGGACGAAGCGTGACAATGGCTTTCTTCCAGTTCACCCGCTTGGCCTCCATGCGGCCGATCTTCTTCGGCTTGCCGCGGTAGACCTGGGTGTTCACGTCGGCGACCTTCACGTCGAAGAGCGACTCAATCGCCGATTTGATTTCGATCTTGTTGGCGTGCATGGCGACCTCGAAGGTGATTTTGTTCTCACCCTTGAGGTCGGCAGCCTTCTCGGTCAGCGCGATGGGGCGCTTGATGATCTGTTCCGGGTTCATGACTTGCTCCCCAGGCACCGGGCCTCGAGGGCCTTGGCCGCGTCCTTCGACAAGACCAGGTGGTCGTGACGAAGCAGGTCGTAAACGTTGACGCCCTCGGGCGGCAGGAACTGCCGGTTCTTCATGTTGCGGATCGAGAGCCGCAACGTGTCGTTCCCCTTGTCATCGACCACCAGGGTCTTGAGCGGGGTCTTGAGGATGTCGAGCACGCCGGCCAGTTTCTTGGTCTTGGCTTCGCCGAGATCGATGTTCTCGAGCACGGTCAGCCGACCCTCTTTGACCAGCAGGCTGAGCGCGCATTTGAGCGCGCCGGCACGCACACGCCGCGGGGGACGGTACGACCAGTCTTGCAGCTTCGGCGGGTGGGCACGTCCGCCACCGACGAAGATGGGGGCTCGCTTGTTGCCGTGGCGGGCCTGACCGGTGCCCTTTTGTTTGTACAGCTTCTTGCTCGTGCCGCGGACCGCCGAGCGCTCTTTGGCGGAGTGGGTGCCGGCGCGCGAGCTCGCGAGCTGGGCCACGACGACCTCGTGGAGCAAGTGTTCTTTGACTTCTGCAGCGAAGACTTCGTCTGCGAGCTCGAGCTCGCCGACCTTTTCCCGCTTCAAGTTGAATACGTCCAGCTTGGGCATGGTGCCACTCCCGTCCTAGCTCTTGATCTCCACGTCGACACCGGCTGAGAGATCCAGCTTCATCAGCGCGTCGAGTGTTTGTGGGGTCGGCTCGAGAATGTCGATCAGCCGTTTGTGGGTGCGAATTTCGAACTGCTCACGCGACTTCTTGTCGATGTGCGGTCCTCGGAGCACGGTGTAGCGCCGAATGCTCGTCGGCAGTGGGATTGGCCCCGCCACCCGCGCGCCGGTGCGCCGAGCCGTCTCGACGATGTCCGTCGTGGACTTGTCGAGCAGCTGGTGGTCGAAGGCTTTGAGCCTGATTCTGATTTTGGTCGCGTCAGCCATGTTTCACGTCTTTCGCTCTAGAGTCGGGCCGAGAAGGGCGTCGAGGTCGAGACCTCGACGCCGCCTCGTTCCGACTCCCCCTCACTCGATGATCTTGGTGACGACGCCCGCGCCGACGGTCTTGCCGCCCTCACGGATGGCGAAGCGCATTCCCCGTGACGTCGGTCGTCCGGATGTAGAACTGCGGCTTGTAGTTGGTGAAGAACGGAGTGTGGCGGCCACCCTCCTCCTTCTTCAGCACGTACACCTCGCCCATGAACTTCTTGTGCGGCTTGATGCTACCCGGTGCTGCGATGATCTGACCGCGCTCGATCATGTCCTTGTCGATGCCGCGGAGCAGGCAGCCCACGTTGTCGCCAGCCTGACCCTCGTCCATCTGCTTGCGGAACATCTCGACGCCCGTCACGACCGTCTTCTTGTCGCGCTCGAAGCCGATCACCTCGACCTCGTCGTTGATGTGGACCTTGCCGCGCTCGATGCGGCCCGTCGCCACCGTTCCACGGCCCTTGATCGAGAACACGTCCTCGACTGCCATCAGGAAGGGCTTGTCCACCTCGCGCTGGGGCTGCGGGATCTCCGAGTCCAGCGCGGCGAGCAGCTCGTCGATCGTCGCTTCCCACTTCGCATCGCCTTGCAGCGCAGGCAGCGCGGCGCCGCGCACGATCTTCGCGTCGTCCCCTTGAACTTGTACTTGGCCAGGAGCTCCCGGACTTCCATCTCGACCAGCTCGAGCATCTCCGGGTCTTCCACCGCGTCGCACTTGTTCAAGAACACCACGATGTCGTTCAGCCCGACCTGTCGCGCGAGCAGCACGTGCTCACGAGTCTGCGGCATCACGCTGTCCAGCGCGCTCACCACCAGAATAGCGCCGTCCATCTGCGCTGCGCCGGTGATCATGTTCTTGATGTAGTCGGCGTGACCGGGGCAATCGACGTGCGCGTAGTGCCGGGTCGCCGTCTCGTACTCCACGTGCGAGACCGCGATGGTCACCGTCTTCGTGTCGTCACGGACGATTCCGCCCTTCGCGATGTCGGCGTACTTGATCTCCTTCGCGAGATTCTTCTTGCTCTGCACCTTCACCAGAGCCGCCGTCAGCGTCGTCTTGCCGTGGTCGATGTGACCAATCGTGCCCACGTTCACATGGGGCTTCGAACGTACGAATTTCTCCTTGGCCATTTCCCTGCCTCACTTCCCGCGGACTTTAGCCACGATTTCTTCCTGCACTGAATTGGGGACGGGCTCGTAATGCGAAAACTGCATCGTGTACGTGGCCCGACCTTGAGTCTTGCTGCGCAAATCCGTCGCGTACCCGAACATGGTCGCGAGCGGTACCTCGGACTCGATCACCTGGGTGGTCGCGCCGCGTTGATTCATGCCGAGCACGCGCCCGCGGCGCGAGTTGAGGTCGCCGATGACGTCGCCCATGTTGTCCGTGGGCGTGACGACTTCGACGCTCATCATGGGCTCGAGCAGCTGCATGCCGGCGCGCTTGGCGCCGTCCTGGAATGCGAGTGAGCCCGCAATTTCGAAGGCGTGCGTCGAGGAATCAACGTCGTGATAGGTGCCGTCGTAGAGCTCGGCCTCGACATCCACCATGGGATACCCAGCAAGCACGCCCCGGCCCAGTGCGTCGCGAATGCCCTTTTGGACCGAAGGAATGAACTCGCGGGGGATCGCGCCGCCGACGACCGAGTCGACGAACACAAAACCCGCGCCTCGCTCCGCCGGCTTGATGCGGATGCAGACGTGTCCGTACTGGCCGCGACCACCCGACTGACGCACGTACTTGTACTCGGCGTCCACGGCGCGGGTGATGCACTCGCGGTAGGCAACCTCGGGTTTGCCGACGTTCGCCTCGACCTTGAACTCACGCTTGAGGCGGTCGACGATGATCTCCAGGTGGAGCTCGCCCATGCCGGCGATGATGGTCTGGCCGGTCTCCTCGTTGGTGTAGGTGCGGAACGACGGGTCTTCCTGCGCCAGCTTCTGCATCGAGATGCCGAGCTTGTCGAGATCGGCCTGGGTCTTCGGCTCGATGGCGATGGAGATGACGGGCTCCGGGAACGTCATGCGCTCGAGCACGATCGGAAACTTGTCGTCGCAGAGCGTGTCACCGGTACGCGTGTCGCGGAGGCCGACGGCTGCGTAGATGTTGCCCGCGTGGCACTCCTTGAGCTCCTCACGCTTGTTGGCGTGCATGCGCAAGATGCGGCCGATGCGCTCCTTCTGGCTCCGCGTCGAGTTGAGCAGCGTGGTGCCAGACTCGATCGTGCCGGAGTAGACCCTGAAGAAGGACAGGTTCCCGACGAACGGGTCGTTCATGATCTTGAACGCGAGGGCGGAGAACGGCGCCTCGTCGGTTGCCGGTCGCTCCTCGCTCCGGTCCTCGTGATCGGGGTGGATGCCTACGACCGGCGGGATGTCGACGGGCGAAGGCAGGTAGTTGATCACGGCGTCGAGCAAGAGCTGCACACCCTTGTTCTTGAACGCCGAGCCGCACACCACCGGCACGAACGCGAAGGTGACCGTTGCCTTGCGGATCGCGCTGTGAATCTCCTCGTCGGTGACCTCGGCCGAGCGGCCGTCGAGGAACTTCTCCATGATGCCGTCGTTGACGTCGGCACACGCCTCGATCAACTGCTCGCGCAGTTGCTGGCACTTCTCGACCAGATCCGCCGGAATGGGCTCCCAGCTGTACTCTGCACCGAGGGTGTCCTCGGCAAAGATGGCCGCCTTCATGCGAATGAGGTCGACCATGCCCTTGTGCTGATCTTCGTGACCCACCGGCCACTGCAGCGGCACCGGGCGGCAACCAAGCCGCTCTTTCATGCTGTCCAGGTTCATCTGGAAGTCGGCGCCGGTCTTGTCGAGTTTGTTGATGAAGGCGAGGCGCGGCACCTTGTAGCGGTCAGCCTGACGCCACACCGTTTCACTCTGCGGCTCCACCCCGTTGCCGCCGTCAAAAACCGCGACGGCGCCGTCGAGCACCCGCAAGCTGCGCTCGACCTCGATGGTGAAGTCGACGTGTCCCGGCGTGTCGATGATGTTGATGCGGTGCTTCTTGCCTTCGAACGGGCCAGTCCCCGGAGTCCAGAAGCAGTTCGTCGCAGCGCTGGTGATGGTGATACCGCGCTCTTGCTCCTGAACCATCCAGTCCATGGTCGCGGCGCCGTCGTGCACCTCACCGATCTTGTGGGTGATGCCGGTGTAATAAAGAACGCGCTCGGTGCACGTCGTCTTGCCCGCGTCGATGTGGGCCATGATCCCGATGTTGCGCGTACGCTCGATTGCAATTTCGCGGGCCATTGTCGTCTCTCTGCTCTGCTCTGGTTCAGGGGGTCACTTGACGGACGAAACCCCTCCCGACCATCTCGTCCCCTCGCCATTTGAGGGGCTCTAATCGTGCCGGAAGGGGTATCGGGGTCGACGATTCTGCCGCGTCGTGCGGGCCGGCCACAGGCGCCGTCTCTCGTTGAACCCGATCCTTATGTCGTCTGGGTCATCTAGTCAGGGTTAGCTCTCTAGTAGGTCGTTACAATTCGCAATCGCCGTCGGTCTGATCTCTGGAATCTGGAACTACTTCAGGGGTCTTGGCAGGGTCAGATCACGATCAGGATTTCTTCAAGAAATTCCTCACCACCTATAATGCGCAAAAGCCTTGTTGGCCTCTGCCATCTTGTGGGTGTCGTCCTTCTTCTTGATCGTGTTGCCGCGCATCTGCGCCGCGTCCACGAGCTCGGCGGCGAGTCGCTCACGCATGCTCTTCTCACCGCGGCTGCGGGAGTACTGGACGATCCAGCGCATCGCCAGCGCAACACGGCGCTCGGGGCGAACCTCGACCGGAACCTGATACGTCGCACCACCAACACGCCGGCTCTTGACCTCGAGCTTCGGCTTGACGTTATCGAGTGCCTTGCGGAAGACCTCGAGGGCGTCCTCCTTGAACCGGGCCTGGATGATGTCGAACGCACCGTACAGGATGCCCTCGGCCACGGACTTCTTCCCACCCTCCATCAGAGAGTTGGTGAACTTCGCGACCAGCTTGTCCTTGTACTTCGGATCGGGCGTGATCTTGCGTTTGGGTACGTCGCGCCTGCGGGGCATGGCTCTGTCCTAGTCTCAGCTCTTCGGGCGCTTGACGCCGTACTTGGAGCGCTTGCGGTTGCGGTTGGCTTTGTTGGTGCTGCTCGGTCCGACGGCGCCCGAGGCGTCGAGCGTTCCACGCACCACGTGATAGCGAACACCGGGGAGATCCTTGACGCGGCCGCCGCGGATCAGCACCACGCTGTGCTCTTGCAGGTTGTGTCCCTCACCCGGGATGTAGCTGGTGACTTCCATCCCGTTCGTCAGCCGCACGCGGCAGACCTTGCGAAGCGCCGAGTTCGGCTTCTTCGGAGTCGTGGTGTACACGCGCGTGCACACGCCACGCTTCTGCGGGCATGAACGGAGTGCGGGGGATGCGGTCTTGACCTTCACGAGGTCGCGACCCTTGCGAATGAGCTGCTGAATCGTCGGCATTTCTGGACTATCCGAGGGGGCCCGGCTTTCGGGGGAACGGGAGGGTAGCCGCGGTGCTCCGTGTGTCAAGGCTTTCGAAAATGCCTGAACACTCGGGTAGCTACTTCTTGGCCTTCTTGCGCAGGATCTCTGCGGCCCGGGCGTACGCGGCGCGCTCGGGATGTTGGGCGGCAAGTTGGTCGTACAGCTCGGCGGCTTTTGCGTATTCGTTCGACGCAACCGCGTCCGCGGCCTTGCGCTCGAGCGTGAGCTCTCCCTTCGCCAAGGGTGGCTCTGCCGACGCGCTGGGCGCGGGAGTCGTTTCGGCTGGCGTGGGCTCTGGCGGCTTGCCGGTTGCCTCTGGCGGTGTGCCGGTGTCGGTCGGTGCGCCCGACGCTGTCGGCGCGGTGCCGACCGTTTCGGGTGAGGTTCCGGGCGGCGCGCTCGAAGGATCTGGCGCACCGCTCGACGACGGACCGGCGGATGCCGAACCCGACCCCGCTGGTTTCGCGGGACGCGGCGCCGGCGGATCCGTGAACACGATCGCAAATGCGATCAGTCCAAACGGCAGCATGATGAACATGAGCTTGCGCGGGAAGGGCATCGCCTGCCAGATCGCAAGCGGTCCCTTCGCTGCGGCCGGAGCTGCAACCCAACCGGGTTGTCCCGGGTAGCTGGCACCGGGCTGCCCGTACGTGCCCGACGCTCCCGGGTACTGCTGCTGCGGATACTGCCCCGACGCACCCGCGCCACCTGGAACACCAAACGACCCGGACTGGCCTGCATAAGCAGGCGGTTGTGTGCCCGCCATTTGCGCGGCGTAGGCTGCGGCCGGATCACCGCCGAGCGCGCCGGGTTGTTGCTGCGCGTAGCCGCCGGGTTGTTGCTGCGCGTAGCCGCCGGGTTGTTGCTGCGCGTAGCCGCCGGGTTGTTGTTGCCCGTAACCGCCGGGTTGTTGTTGCCCGTAACCGCCGGGTTGTTGTTGCCCGTAACCGTCGGGTTGTTGTTGCCCGTAACCGCCGGGTTGTTGTTGCCCGTAACCGCCGGGTTGCTGTTGCCCGTAACCGCCGGGTTGTTGCGCACTGTACTGCTGCTGCGGAAACTGCGCGCCAGAGTAGCCTTCGGGTGCGCCGTATCCTTGCGGCTGCTGACCGTAGGCATTCGGCTGTGGCGCCTGCTGTTGAGGATAACTCGCGCCGCTCGCCTGTTCTCCCGCCCAGGGTGGAGCCCCGGCTTGACCCGGCGGCGCCTGCAGCGGTCGCTTCGCAGTGTCGGGCGATTCGGGAAGGCCGCGCGCTCCCGCTTCCGCCAGAAACTGCTCGAGCGGTTTCACGACCGTCGCGTTGTCGCCCGCGGGCGGACTCGATGGTGGTTGCGGCCGCTCTGGCCTCGCGACCTCGGGTTGAGCTGGAGGCGCAGCGGCAGACACGACCACCGGCGAGTGCCCCATCTGCTGACCCGGGGGAGGCGGGATCGCCGGCGGGGCTATGCCAAGCATCGTGCGCTTCGCAGAGGTCCCGGCCCCACCACCAGCCGGCGGCTGTTGGTTTGGTGCAGACGCCGGCGGCGCTTGCGGTGCTGCGTACACAGGTGGTGCCTGCGGAGTACGCGGTCGAGAAGGCTGGGCGTCCGCTGGCGATTGGATCACCCGCGTGGCCTCTTCGCTCACGACTTCTTCGTCCGATGGCAGGTGGATCTGCGTCGGCGGCTCGGATCCAGGACCGACCGCGGCCTCCTGCGGCGGCAGCGTCTTTTCGCTGAAACCGTCCGGCATCGGCTGGTACTGCGTCGGCGACTCGGAGTCGTCGTAACCAAAATCACCCGGGCTGGGTTTGGCTTTCTCGGCGGCCGCCAGCATCTCCGACGGAGGACGGACGGGCTTCGGGGCCGCGCGCGGGGCGGTAGCCTGGGGCCTCGGAGTCGGTCCGGTCGCACGCGGAGCGTTCGTCGGAAGCGGGCGCTGAGCCGACGGGCGGGACGGCCCCGCCGTCGGTGCGGGGCGCGGCGTCGGCGGCTGACGTTGCATGGGAGGGGGACCGCGCCGTGCGGGGGGTGCGCCCGGTTCGCGGCGGGCTGCGGCGGGCGCAGCACTCGCTTGCGGACGAGCAACCGGCTGCGCACTCGCTTGGGGTCGGGCAACTGGCTGTGCGCTCGCTTGAGGTCGGGCAGCTGGCTGCGCGCTCGGCTGCGGGCGCGCGACGGGCCGCACACTCTCTCGCGGCCGCTGAACCGCAGCCTTTGGCGCCGCGCCTGTCGGCTCGACCTGCAGTGTGATCCCCCCCATGCGGATCGCACCCGGCGCCGACACCGGCTTCCAGTCCGTGCCCACCGTTGCTTGGCCAAGCTGCACGATGGCGCCCGGCGCACAGGCGACGTACAGAGTGGTGCCGTCGAAGAACAGATAGGCGTGCACGGCGACGAGCCCCGGACCGCTCACACGCCAGCCGCCCTCGGTGCCGACACTGAACGCTTCCACCGCCGTGCCAGCAACGAGCTGGACGGAGGCTCGGTCGCTCGAGCCGCCCTGGAGCTGGATGGTGAGGTTACCCGTGCTCACGATGATTCGGATCGGCGCCGCGCCGCCGCGCAGCATCGTATATCACGGGTGGAAGCTCGACACCGTGCTCCCGCAGCTGCTCCTCACAGTGCGGGATGATGCCCGTCGGCTTGAACTCACTCTGAATCGTTCCGTCGTGCCCCATCCCCAAGTACTGCCGCGCAAAAATATCCTGCATCTGATACTTGCCGGTGTCGGTGTCGTAACCCAGGACCTCGGTGATGTGGGTGGTCTTACGGGAGCCGTCCTGGAGCCGTGAAACCTGCACGATCAGGTTGATGCCCGACCCCAGCTGGGCCCTCATTGCCGGCAGCGGCATGTCGATGTCGCTCATCATGCACATGGTCTCGAGCCGGGTCATCGTGTCGCGCGGATAGGTTGCGT
This sequence is a window from Myxococcales bacterium. Protein-coding genes within it:
- a CDS encoding C40 family peptidase — translated: MSSRGPERVLTAAERAVRQLERDLQRTFGWTCVDVELSLGPNDSGLLVRGTVAVPRVARKLQAALVDAVPEGWHIDTSGVSFLTSGDWRRTSDSPTPVWRCHPRRGRSLATELLPEDGPIELLTVHEGFPLIRCMDQTLGWLEQEPAQKSAPPRIEAAHGTADGLVAAARAFLDAPYRLGGATSDGLDCSALVARAFLRGFGVRLPRHSTDQLAATLLQGQAPAQTGDLVFAWTAREGPCHVGILVEGDPMTVIHASLSRKCVVEDPIPRFLDAAERREVAPLRRTLAFHAENCGRSSLVLRTEGERC
- a CDS encoding serine hydrolase encodes the protein MSEQIALAASHVDCAVGVAAENLKTGETLGLSERERFPTASTFKVFVLYALYSKAAAGEISLEERQELAAQARTLGSGVLLHLNPGLRPTLGDLATLMMMVSDNLATNLLIELLGVANINARIDAAGLNDTKLAGAIDFERLSSDKFAFGASTPADLVKFFGDLRRGHLLPPSWTERFLDVMRIQKYIEPLRRNLPADPYAREFGDPEPVWVASKTGSMSGVRCEAGLVHTPSADWAIAVMAQNVKDTRVTSDNAALGLIAEVSRLVYGAWG
- a CDS encoding alpha/beta hydrolase, giving the protein MARLLSVLVLALFSSGCAMGFRAEARGSNVPADDGYPLRVYQMRESGGSSAPAAARGVVFYVDGSRRTSVLDRMGALAGFCMLGFSVILVEPRGLADDGGFDRALAWRSDTKARRVSDERSVVDAILAGRRPNTVLLFGVSEGGDVAARVAAEDARITHTILLGSGGGISQANELGLLLKRQPGYLGLGSEAELDGAFERIRRQPEALTEWLGHPYRRWSSYLWSRPLDDLMRGKSRVLALHGSDDMNVPVESARELDTAMKDTGRLSYVEYPGVDHRFRQTRGGKSVFPCVELDVVAWLARTSVLSEQEARAFSERTRGAHPEWFSGGEQRCAM
- the rpsS gene encoding 30S ribosomal protein S19; the encoded protein is MARSIKKGPFCDGHLAKKIQEAAASGGKKVIKTWSRRSTIYPEAVGLTFAVHNGRKFVPVFVTENMVGHKYGEFAPTRTFHGHAGDRKGGAKKINPRTGKN
- the rplB gene encoding 50S ribosomal protein L2; amino-acid sequence: MGIRAFKPTSAGRRFYTVSDFKELTTDRPQKKLCEAKNRTGARNNNGRITSRFRGGGHKQRYRLIDWKRNKIGVPAKVAEIEYDPNRTARIALLHYADGEKRYILAPDGLKQGDSVVSSRNADIRPGNCLPLGVIPAGTTVHNLELRKGKGGQLVRSAGVAAQLMGKDGSYAQVKLPSGEVRKIHVDCRATVGQVSNVDHQNVSLGKAGRTRWLGRRPHNRGVTMNPVDHPMGGGEGRTSGGRHPCSPWGQLSKGMKTRNNKRTDNMIVKRRKAKG
- the rplW gene encoding 50S ribosomal protein L23: MNPEQIIKRPIALTEKAADLKGENKITFEVAMHANKIEIKSAIESLFDVKVADVNTQVYRGKPKKIGRMEAKRVNWKKAIVTLRPGSSIEFFDESKE
- the rplD gene encoding 50S ribosomal protein L4; this encodes MPKLDVFNLKREKVGELELADEVFAAEVKEHLLHEVVVAQLASSRAGTHSAKERSAVRGTSKKLYKQKGTGQARHGNKRAPIFVGGGRAHPPKLQDWSYRPPRRVRAGALKCALSLLVKEGRLTVLENIDLGEAKTKKLAGVLDILKTPLKTLVVDDKGNDTLRLSIRNMKNRQFLPPEGVNVYDLLRHDHLVLSKDAAKALEARCLGSKS
- the rpsJ gene encoding 30S ribosomal protein S10, with the protein product MADATKIRIRLKAFDHQLLDKSTTDIVETARRTGARVAGPIPLPTSIRRYTVLRGPHIDKKSREQFEIRTHKRLIDILEPTPQTLDALMKLDLSAGVDVEIKS